The Pseudanabaena sp. PCC 6802 genomic interval GTCACTAGTACCATCAATCGGATCGATAAACCAATAACGGGGTAATGCCTGGAGCCATAATCCCACAGAGTTAGGATTCTCTTCACTGATGACACCATCATGGGGAAACCAGGTTTGCAATTGCTCCACCATCATGGCATCTAAAGCGCGATCGACATTAGTAACATAATCGCCGGGGCCTTTTTCAACGACTTGAAAGCCTTTTTGGCGGAGCTGTTTGCCTTTTTGCCCCGTTTGACGGATAAATTGCGAAATCTCGGTAACATTCATGCAGGATTGCCTTTGAGGTCGCTTTTAGATTTACGTTTGGAAAGTAATCGAAAGTACAAAGACTGCAAAAATTCGTGAATTGGGAAAAAGACATAGGTGAAAGGATTCACAGTGACGATAATATCGCGAAAATCTCTTTGTGCCAATGCCACAATCGCTGATGCCACCCAATCTGCAGACATGACCCCAATGGGATTCAGATTGCTCTTGAACGGCCCCAAAATCAGTTTGCGAATTATGCAGGGAGAGTCCAGGCGACGCAAAGTAATCAGGTCTCCTAGGGTGCGCTTCGACAACTCGTAGAGAGGGCTGAACGCTGGATTAACTTCAGCTTCTGACGTATTAATCCATAACTCTTTAATCTCCTTATGGCTTGATTCCGTCACCGTATCGAGGAAGAGATTCATCAAACGCCAAGCAGAAAAGGTATTCACTTCAAACGATCGCTCGACCGATGACGGATCGCGATCGCCATAGACATTCACGCCATGATTGATAATCAAAATATTAACCTTTTGCAAGCGATCGCGTAATTCTTCCTCTGCGCCTAATTGCCATTGGATCGCTTCTATCTTTGCACCTGAACTGGGATCGGATGCATCGGCAAGAAACTGAGGCGAGGTGGTCAGCGCCACCACA includes:
- a CDS encoding bifunctional sterol desaturase/short chain dehydrogenase, translating into MHRRHYFDRGESYDCRTFTLANKIMGASLSLKDKVVAVTGASGSLGRSLLTLLAAKGAHVVALTTSPQFLADASDPSSGAKIEAIQWQLGAEEELRDRLQKVNILIINHGVNVYGDRDPSSVERSFEVNTFSAWRLMNLFLDTVTESSHKEIKELWINTSEAEVNPAFSPLYELSKRTLGDLITLRRLDSPCIIRKLILGPFKSNLNPIGVMSADWVASAIVALAQRDFRDIIVTVNPFTYVFFPIHEFLQSLYFRLLSKRKSKSDLKGNPA